A region of Cheilinus undulatus unplaced genomic scaffold, ASM1832078v1 Contig5, whole genome shotgun sequence DNA encodes the following proteins:
- the cd248a gene encoding CD248 molecule, endosialin a, whose translation MDPLLSGSWALLLATLLPLLCGVSCGQDQELRETDAVCSDDSCLVAYFQRKTFLDAWRACKKRGGTLATIKHSRDAAAISSLFSAIDLPHSRSKVQVWIGLQRHPRQCSSSRLLRGFFWTTGDQDTEFTNWLEAESHGTCLVSRCVVIGYNRLDTTDNFKWLEGACSVSMDGYLCQYSYPGMCSALWEEGAGRALYSTPFNLVSSLLIHVPSGSNATVPCPNNDDQQLVMCEQKEDGSVDWSRQPPLCPSHQGWCGADNGGCEHYCRLAGGHVYCECADRYQLGEDGRSCEPSDPCKSAPCQAECLPVADSYRCTCPEGYMLAPDEESCVDVDECLQSPCEQVCINTEGSFRCDCRDGFTLDQGVVCEDEDECMNDPCDHECENTEGSYICHCPLGYFPVPEDPSRCQDIDECQYPETCQQMCVNYEGWFVCYCKEGYELGTDLYSCHRRDQDDRQTAVTPSFPWGTHQPQLDPNYNWTQHRIIQWTPEDEGPSLDWLTDPPAIQDSDVIRVTSSPLDSDPQTPEDQGEEDLDAGGAFLLEWGGRSVSEPVTTESATTESATTESATTESATTESATTELATVTESEVTPDSYDNLDEEDATTLAPLLSTTTISGGAWNWWVESTTNPQEDGHPDQPIREQDTFADPDNPEEKVQSPAGENPRLLQKEITHSQDPTVLTPLSPAQTPPSNGEGVGTLQGGGEDGGDHRGEGKDGGSRSAVDPEGEEVGQKESSLWLLVGLLVPLSIFVVVMVALGIVFCTRCSIQPRNKDASDCYHWISGAHDKQGVAPPSGEVRTLV comes from the exons ATGGACCCCCTGCTAAGTGGATCCTGGGCTCTGCTTCTGGCCACCCTGCTACCCCTGCTCTGTGGGGTTTCCTGTGGACAGGACCAGGAGCTGAGAGAGACGGATGCTGTGTGCTCAGATGACAGCTGCTTGGTGGCCTACTTCCAGAGGAAGACCTTCCTGGATGCGTGGCGAGCGTGTAAGAAGAGAGGTGGAACTCTGGCCACcattaaacacagcagagatGCCGCCGCCATCTCCTCGCTCTTCTCGGCAATTGACCTGCCACACTCGCGCTCTAAGGTGCAGGTCTGGATCGGCCTGCAGCGCCACCCTCGCCAGTGCTCATCCAGCCGCCTGCTCAGAGGGTTCTTCTGGACCACTGGAGACCAGGACACAGAGTTCACAAACTGGCTTGAGGCAGAGTCTCACGGGACATGCTTGGTGTCTCGCTGTGTGGTCATTGGCTACAACCGCCTCGACACCACAGATAACTTCAAGTGGCTGGAAGGGGCATGCTCAGTGAGCATGGATGGGTACCTGTGTCAGTACTCCTACCCAGGCATGTGTTCGGCACTGTGGGAGGAGGGGGCAGGGCGCGCCCTCTACAGCACGCCGTTCAACTTGGTCAGCTCTCTGCTGATTCACGTCCCCTCTGGATCCAATGCCACTGTTCCCTGCCCCAACAATGATGACCAGCAGTTGGTGATGTGCGAGCAGAAGGAGGATGGCTCAGTGGACTGGTCCAGACAGCCCCCACTGTGCCCATCCCATCAGGGCTGGTGTGGCGCGGATAACGGTGGCTGCGAACATTACTGCAGATTGGCCGGGGGTCATGTCTACTGCGAGTGTGCAGACAGGTATCAGCTGGGAGAAGATGGCCGAAGCTGTGAGCCATCTGACCCCTGTAAGAGCGCCCCCTGTCAGGCAGAGTGCCTTCCGGTGGCTGACAGCTACCGCTGCACCTGTCCTGAGGGCTATATGCTCGCCCCAGACGAAGAGAGCTGCGTGGATGTGGACGAGTGCCTGCAGAGTCCGTGTGAGCAGGTCTGCATCAACACCGAGGGGTCGTTTCGCTGCGACTGTCGGGATGGGTTCACACTGGACCAGGGCGTTGTCTGTGAGGATGAAGATGAGTGCATGAATGACCCATGTGACCATGAGTGCGAGAACACGGAGGGCTCTTACATCTGTCACTGCCCACTCGGGTACTTTCCGGTCCCTGAGGACCCCAGCCGGTGTCAGGACATTGATGAGTGCCAGTACCCTGAGACCTGCCAGCAGATGTGTGTCAACTATGAGGGTTGGTTCGTGTGCTACTGCAAGGAGGGCTATGAGCTGGGGACAGACCTGTACTCCTGCCATAGGAGGGATCAGGACGACCGACAGACCGCCGTCACCCCCTCCTTTCCCTGGGGGACCCACCAGCCCCAGTTGGACCCTAACTACAACTGGACCCAGCACAGGATCATCCAGTGGACCCCAGAGGACGAGGGCCCTTCTCTGGACTGGCTGACTGACCCACCTGCCATCCAGGACTCTGATGTCATCAGGGTCACCAGCTCACCACTCGATTCAGACCCCCAAACACCAGAGGACCAGGGTGAGGAGGATCTGGATGCTGGGGGGGCATTTCTGTTGGAGTGGGGGGGGCGATCAGTGTCCGAGCCAGTCACCACTGAGTCCGCCACCACTGAGTCTGCCACCACTGAGTCTGCCACCACTGAGTCTGCCACCACTGAGTCCGCCACCACCGAGCTCGCCACTGTGACAG AATCAGAAGTCACACCAGACTCATACGACAATCTTGACGAGGAGGACGCCACCACGTTGGCCCCCCTTCTCTCCACCACCACCATCTCTGGCGGGGCCTGGAACTGGTGGGTGGAGTCAACCACAAACCCCCAGGAAGACGGCCATCCagatcaaccaatcagagagcaggaCACATTTGCAGATCCAGACAACCCTGAAGAGAAGGTGCAGAGTCCAGCTGGGGAAAACCCCAGACTCTTGCAAAAGGAGATCACACACTCCCAAGACCCCACTGTTCTGACCCCGCTTAGCCCTGCCCAGACTCCCCCGAGCAACGGCGAGGGCGTTGGAACTCTTCAGGGTGGTGGCGAGGATGGGGGTGATCATCGGGGCGAGGGCAAGGATGGGGGCAGCAGGAGCGCTGTTGATCCAGAGGGGGAGGAGGTGGGCCAGAAGGAGAGCAGTCTGTGGCTCCTGGTGGGGCTCCTGGTTCCTCTGAGCATCTTTGTCGTGGTCATGGTGGCACTGGGCATCGTCTTCTGCACGCGCTGCTCCATCCAACCACGAAACAAGGACGCCAGTGACTGCTACCACTGGATCTCTGGAGCCCACGACAAACAGGGAGTTGCCCCCCCCTCGGGCGAGGTCAGGACCCTGGTATAG